The Deltaproteobacteria bacterium genome segment CGGCGACCGCCACCCGCTTGCACGAGCCGCAGACTTCACATCCGGAGGCCCGCGATTCCGCTTCGCCGGGATAGGTGACTCGCAATCCCTCCGGCGCGAAGACCGCTTCGTTGGCCCGGACTTTCACCCATGCGCTCAGGGCCGGCGGCAGGTGGGCGGCGATCACCGCTTCGACATATTGGCGCAGTCCTCCGGAGGCGAGAAAGAAGGGCGCGCCACGGTCGCGGGCAGCCGCGACCAGCTCGGAGAACCCAGGGCGAAGCTTTGCCGCCTGCAATGCGAAGGCGATGACGTCCGCTTCCGGGGCGCGGATGGGCGTGTAGATGCTCTGGATGATCGCCCGCGTCGTGAGCTTGCCATCGGCGAACAGCTTCTTCTGCACCGCGAGGTAGTCGGCGCCGCAGAAGTGCTTGCTGATCTCGTCGCCGATGTCGTGGACCGTCGCGGTCCCGTCGAAATCGCATACCACCGCCAGGTCCGTCACGGCGCGCCTTGTAAGCGGGCCGGCGGGGACGGCGCAAGCCCGACATCTGGACGCTCGCCTGCTTCCGCCAGCGGATCGGTGCGCTAGACTCCAGATATGAACCTGACGGACGCCGAGCTGTTCCAGGAGGTCGCGCGCAGGAGCGCGGCCCGGGAACCATTCGTGCTCTGCACCGTCACGGCCACCGATCGCTCGGCTCCAAGGGACGCCGGAGCGAAGATGATCGTCGCTGCGGACGGTGCGATCGTGGGCACCGTCGGCGGTGGGCCGCTCGAAGCCGTCGTCATCCAGGAAGCGGTCCACCTCTTGAAGCAGGAGGGCACGTCCTGCCAGCGCCGGTTCGCGCTCACCACGGCCGGCGATGCGGCGGAACCCCTTCCGCCCTCCGGGCCCATTCCCGACGAGCTGGGGATGAAATGCGGCGGGGAAGTGACGGTGTTCCTCGACGTGCTCCGGCCCGCGCCGAGGCTGGTCCTCTACGGCGCGGGACATGTCGGCGAGCGTGTGGCGAACATCGCGGCCGAGATCGGGCTGGCGACGACCGTCGTCGACGATCGCGAGAAATTCGCCACGCGCGACCGCTTCCCTCGCGCCAGCGAAGTGCGCTGCGCCGACCTTGCCCAGGATCCGCTCGGCGGGGTCGCTCCCGGAGCATCGGACTTCGTCGTCATCCTCACCCGCTGCCACGCGCTGGACGAAGGCGTGCTCGAGGCAGCGCTGCGCACGCCTGCGCGCTACGTCGGATTGATCGGCAGCCGCCGCAAGGTCGCGCTGATCCTGCGCAGCATCGCCAAGCGGCTCGGGCGCGATCCCCGCGACGATGCGCGCCTGCACGCGCCGATCGGGCTGCGCCTCGGCGACAAGACCCCAGGCGAGATCGCCATCTCGATCCTCGCCGAAATCCTTCTCCTCAAGAGCAAGGGCGAGCTCGCGCATTCCCGCCTCGCCCCCAAAGACGCCGTCCGCGTACGTGCCTGAGAGAAGGCGGATTTCGCTACTTTGACATCTGCACGCCTGTTCACTTAGGGTGAGCGGCGATGCCCAACGAGACCGCTCTCGCCCAGCAGGAGCCGTTGCAGCCTGCGGTCCGGCGCTATGCCCTGAAGACGTCGGCCCCGCCGCGCAAGGGCCTGGTCGATTACGACCGCGACCTCTCCGAGGAGCAGCGCGCCGTCGCCCTCTGCGATCCGCGTCCCACGCTGGTGATCGCCGGCGCCGGCTCGGGCAAGACGCGGGCGTTGACGTTTCGAGTGGCACACCTGCTCGAGACGGGCACGGCGCCCGAGACGATCCTCCTCTTGACGTTCACCAACAAGGCGGCGCGGGAGATGATGGCGCGCGTCGGCCAGCTTTGCCGCGTCGAGACGCGCAGGATGTGGGGCGGCACGTTCCATCACGTCGCCCACGGCCTGTTGCGCGAGCATGCCTCACGCCTCGGATACGCGGATCGATTCGGTCTTCTCGATCGCGAGGACGCCAAGGAAGTGATGGCGAGCGCCACCGCGGACCTCGGGTATGGGGTCGGACAACGGCGTTTCCCGCGCCCCGACGCGATGATCGATCTGTACTCGACGGCGGTGAACACCCAGCGCCCGCTGGCCGAGGTGATCGCCGTGGAGGCACCGCAGTTCGTCGCGCTGGAGGAGGAGATCCTGCGAGTCGCGCGCAGGTTCGCGGAGCGGAAGGCGCAGATGAACGCGATGGACTTCGACGATCTGCTGCTGAACTGGAAGCGCCTCCTGATCGAGGTACCCGGCGCGCGCGAGAGCATCTGCCGGCGCTTCAGCGCGGTGCTCGTCGACGAGTACCAGGACACCAACCGGCTCCAGGGAGAGATCGTCGACGCGGTCGCCGCGCCGCACGGGAACCTGCTCGTCGTCGGCGACGACGCGCAGAGCATTTATGCGTTCCGCGGCGCGCATTTCGAGAACATCCTCAAGTTCCCCGAGCGCTACCCGCAGTGCCAGCACCTCCGCCTGATCACCAACTATCGCAGCACGCCGCCCATTCTCGCGCTCGCCAACGCGTCGATCCGTTGCAATCGCAAGCAGTTCGAGAAGGAGCTGCGCGCCCACCGCGAGGGAGGTGTGCTGCCGGCGCTGGTGCCCCTGTGCGACGTCCACCAACAGGCCGAGTTTGTCGCCCAGCGGATCCTCGAGCTGCGGGAGGAGGGAATTCCGCTGCGGGAGATGTCCGTCCTCTATCGGGCGCACACGCACTCGATGGAGCTGCAGATGGAGCTTGCCCGCCGCGGGATCCCCTTCATCGTCCGCGCGGGAGTGCGCTTCTTCGAGCAGGCCCACATCAAGGACGTGCTCGCGCACCTCAAGTTCATCCAGAACCCGCATGACGAGCTTTCGTTCAAGCGGATCGTCAAGCTGGTCTCCGGCGTCGGGGCAGCGAGCGCGGATGCGCTCTGGGCACAGGTCGAGCAGTGGCTGCGCATGGGCCGCGACTCGCGCACCCAGCTCGATTCCCTGACCCAGCTGGTGCCGCCCAAGGCACGCTCCGGGCTGCGCGCGCTCGCCGGAGCGTTGCAGATCCTGGTGGCGATGCGGTCGCAGCCCAGCGAGATGATCCGCTGCATCCTCCACGAGGGCGGCTACGGCGAGGCGCTCAAGCAGCGGTACGCGAATGCCCAGGCACGCCATGACGACGTGCTGCAGCTCGCGGATTACGCGCTGCAGGCGGAATCGCTGGAGCAGCTCCTCGCCGATCTCACGCTGCTCGATTCGCTCGAAGCCGAAGACGTCGTGGAGGGCGCCGAACCGGACGAGAAGCTCACGCTCTCCAGCGTGCACCAGGCCAAGGGACTGGAATGGCGCGCCGTGTTCCTCATCTGGCTCGCCGACGGCCGTTTTCCCAGCGCGCCCGCCTTGCGCGCTCCGGACGGCGAAGAGGAGGAACGCCGACTCTTCTACGTGGCCGTGACGAGGGCCAAAGACGAGCTGTACCTGACGTATCCAATGATGCAGGAGAAGCGCGACCAGGCGCGCCTGCTGCTCAGGCCGAGCCGGTTCCTCGACGAGCTCCCGGCGGCGCCGCCCCCCTACGAGAAATGGAGCATCGAAGTGGCGCCGGACCCGAAATTGCTCGCACAGTAGGACATGGCGTCCTGCGCGAGACGCTGATGTTCGTCTACGAGCTGTCGGGAACGGTGGGAGAGGTGGGGATTCCGGAGGTGGTGGATTCGAGGCCGGCAGGTGTAATTGTGCGGTACGACGTGTGGTGGAAGTAGGGGGATTTGTTGCGCCCCGGGCGCAGAGCGCCGTAGCATCAATCCAGCTTCATGCCTGCCGACAAGCCCATCCTGCTCGGCATCGATCTGGGCACCACGAACACGTGCGTCGCGTACGTCCGGAACAAGGTCGCGCGCGTGGTTCCCAGCGACAAAGGTTCGTTGATCCTGCCCAGCGTGGTGGCGATGAGCGACAAGGGCAACCTGCTGGTCGGCAACATCGCCAAGGACCAGATGGTGGTGAATCCCCGGAACACCATCTACGGCGCCAAGCGTCTGATCGGGCGGCAGTACAACTCCAAGGTGGTCCAGGACATCAAGCACTACTTCTCGTACGAGATCGTCGAGGGTCCGAACGGCGAGGCCGCGGTGGTGCTGGCCGGGAAGGTCTACTCGCTTCCGCAGATCAGCGCCTTCGTCCTCCAGCACTGCAAGCGCGTCGCCGAGGCGACCCTCGGGCAGGAGATCACCGAGGCGATCATCTCGGTCCCCGCCTACTACAACGACAACCAGCGCAACGCGGTGAAGGAGGCGGGCAAGCTCGCCGGCTTCACCGTCAAGCGCATCGTCAACGAGCCTACCGCCGCGGCCCTCGCGTACGGCCTGAACCGCGGCTTCGATCACAAGGTGCTCGTCTACGACCTGGGCGGCGGCACCTTCGACGTTTCCGTCCTGCAGCTCCACGGCAACGTCATGGAGGTCCTGGCGACCGGCGGCGACACCTTCCTCGGCGGCGTCGACTTCGACAACCGGATCATCGATTTCGTGCTCGAGGAGTTCCGCAACCAGACGAAGATCGATCTGACGCAGTCGCCCATCGCCATGCAGCGGATCAAGAACGCCGCGGAGGCGGCGAAGATCGATCTCTCGCTGCTCAGCAACGTCGTCATCGAGCTGCCCTACATCGCCGACCGCAAGGGCAAGCCGGTGGACCTGCGCATCCCGCTCTCCCGCGAGCGCGTGAACGCGCTGGTGATGGACCTGGTCGAGAAGACGTTTCAGCTCGTCGAGCGCGTCCTGGGCGAGAAGAGCCTCAACCGGGGTGACATCCAGGAGGTGCTGCTGGTCGGCGGTCAGACCCGCATGCCGCTGGTCCAGGGCAAGGCGCACCAGTTCTTCGGCAAGCCGCCGCGCAAGGGCGTCCACCCCGACGAATCGGTGGCGCTGGGCGCCGCGCTGCTGGCCGAATCGATGCAGGAGATCGACTCCGTCACGCTGGTCGACGCGCTCAGTATGCCCATCGGGTTCGCCATGCCCGGCGGCCGTTTTCGAAAGGTGATCGAGAAGAACACGCAGATCCCCTCGAAGAGCAGCTTCCGTCTGCCGCCCGCGCGGGATGGCAAGGGGCTCGAGCTGGACATCTTCCAGGGTGACGGCGACCGGATCATCGACAACGAATACCTCGGCACGCTCAAGTTC includes the following:
- a CDS encoding xanthine dehydrogenase accessory protein XdhC, with product MNLTDAELFQEVARRSAAREPFVLCTVTATDRSAPRDAGAKMIVAADGAIVGTVGGGPLEAVVIQEAVHLLKQEGTSCQRRFALTTAGDAAEPLPPSGPIPDELGMKCGGEVTVFLDVLRPAPRLVLYGAGHVGERVANIAAEIGLATTVVDDREKFATRDRFPRASEVRCADLAQDPLGGVAPGASDFVVILTRCHALDEGVLEAALRTPARYVGLIGSRRKVALILRSIAKRLGRDPRDDARLHAPIGLRLGDKTPGEIAISILAEILLLKSKGELAHSRLAPKDAVRVRA
- a CDS encoding ATP-dependent helicase, giving the protein MPNETALAQQEPLQPAVRRYALKTSAPPRKGLVDYDRDLSEEQRAVALCDPRPTLVIAGAGSGKTRALTFRVAHLLETGTAPETILLLTFTNKAAREMMARVGQLCRVETRRMWGGTFHHVAHGLLREHASRLGYADRFGLLDREDAKEVMASATADLGYGVGQRRFPRPDAMIDLYSTAVNTQRPLAEVIAVEAPQFVALEEEILRVARRFAERKAQMNAMDFDDLLLNWKRLLIEVPGARESICRRFSAVLVDEYQDTNRLQGEIVDAVAAPHGNLLVVGDDAQSIYAFRGAHFENILKFPERYPQCQHLRLITNYRSTPPILALANASIRCNRKQFEKELRAHREGGVLPALVPLCDVHQQAEFVAQRILELREEGIPLREMSVLYRAHTHSMELQMELARRGIPFIVRAGVRFFEQAHIKDVLAHLKFIQNPHDELSFKRIVKLVSGVGAASADALWAQVEQWLRMGRDSRTQLDSLTQLVPPKARSGLRALAGALQILVAMRSQPSEMIRCILHEGGYGEALKQRYANAQARHDDVLQLADYALQAESLEQLLADLTLLDSLEAEDVVEGAEPDEKLTLSSVHQAKGLEWRAVFLIWLADGRFPSAPALRAPDGEEEERRLFYVAVTRAKDELYLTYPMMQEKRDQARLLLRPSRFLDELPAAPPPYEKWSIEVAPDPKLLAQ
- a CDS encoding 2-alkenal reductase, whose translation is MPADKPILLGIDLGTTNTCVAYVRNKVARVVPSDKGSLILPSVVAMSDKGNLLVGNIAKDQMVVNPRNTIYGAKRLIGRQYNSKVVQDIKHYFSYEIVEGPNGEAAVVLAGKVYSLPQISAFVLQHCKRVAEATLGQEITEAIISVPAYYNDNQRNAVKEAGKLAGFTVKRIVNEPTAAALAYGLNRGFDHKVLVYDLGGGTFDVSVLQLHGNVMEVLATGGDTFLGGVDFDNRIIDFVLEEFRNQTKIDLTQSPIAMQRIKNAAEAAKIDLSLLSNVVIELPYIADRKGKPVDLRIPLSRERVNALVMDLVEKTFQLVERVLGEKSLNRGDIQEVLLVGGQTRMPLVQGKAHQFFGKPPRKGVHPDESVALGAALLAESMQEIDSVTLVDALSMPIGFAMPGGRFRKVIEKNTQIPSKSSFRLPPARDGKGLELDIFQGDGDRIIDNEYLGTLKFPAEVAGQRVNFILDEECLLHVTIETASGQTRELTLATHDTPEALKVAWQEEAERRRVAAERQMTPEEQSRGIFASIRKVFGGQ